The proteins below come from a single Deltaproteobacteria bacterium genomic window:
- a CDS encoding DNA cytosine methyltransferase, producing the protein MNTGEKAQGAYSFYEFFAGGGMARAGLGGAWTCLFANDFDRKKSCAYEENWGTGVLKTADVRTLVPADVPGRADLAWASFPCQDLSLAGIGAGLDGDRSGTFWSFWNLMVALIGEGRAPSLIVLENVCGALTSHDGKDFAAIGSAFQQAGYRFGAVVIDAALFVPQSRPRLFMIGVRTDVYVPPDLLSFGASAQWCPRALSLAFNKLPVAVQENWSWWWLPPPPPSKVQFTDIIEDMPTGVAWHSQVETERLLDMMNVVNRRKVEQAKRMGRRLVGTVYKRTRVEKNGSKAQRAEIRFDDIAGCLRTPAGGSSRLAILVVEGDVVKSRLISSRETARLMGLPDAYVLPEKYNEAYHLTGDGVVVPVVRHLAEHLFESLLAAYKQTRAAAA; encoded by the coding sequence ATGAACACCGGTGAAAAAGCGCAAGGTGCCTACAGCTTCTACGAGTTCTTCGCTGGCGGAGGCATGGCGCGCGCAGGTCTTGGCGGGGCGTGGACGTGCCTTTTCGCTAATGACTTTGATCGCAAAAAAAGCTGCGCTTATGAGGAGAATTGGGGGACTGGCGTTCTCAAAACCGCCGATGTGAGAACGCTCGTTCCGGCGGATGTTCCGGGACGCGCCGATTTAGCGTGGGCCTCGTTTCCTTGTCAGGATTTATCCCTCGCTGGCATCGGCGCTGGTCTTGACGGGGACCGATCCGGCACGTTCTGGTCCTTTTGGAATCTGATGGTGGCGCTTATTGGCGAGGGCCGGGCTCCAAGCTTGATCGTTCTCGAAAATGTTTGCGGTGCGCTCACTTCGCACGACGGCAAGGACTTCGCCGCCATCGGTTCCGCTTTTCAACAAGCCGGATACCGCTTCGGTGCGGTCGTCATCGACGCCGCGCTGTTCGTCCCGCAATCGAGACCCCGTTTATTCATGATCGGAGTGCGCACGGATGTCTATGTTCCGCCCGATCTCCTGAGTTTTGGTGCCTCTGCTCAGTGGTGCCCACGAGCGTTGAGCTTGGCGTTCAATAAGTTACCGGTTGCGGTTCAGGAGAATTGGAGCTGGTGGTGGCTACCACCTCCGCCTCCGAGCAAGGTCCAGTTTACCGATATCATCGAAGACATGCCCACAGGTGTTGCTTGGCATAGCCAAGTCGAGACCGAGCGATTGCTAGACATGATGAATGTTGTGAATCGGAGGAAAGTGGAGCAAGCGAAACGAATGGGACGACGGCTGGTCGGTACGGTCTACAAAAGGACCCGGGTAGAGAAAAACGGCAGCAAAGCCCAACGCGCCGAAATTCGCTTCGACGACATTGCCGGCTGTCTGCGCACTCCAGCCGGCGGCTCCAGCCGGCTGGCAATTCTGGTGGTTGAGGGGGACGTGGTCAAGTCACGGCTTATTTCCAGTCGGGAAACGGCCCGATTGATGGGGCTGCCTGATGCGTACGTTTTGCCGGAAAAATACAATGAAGCCTATCATTTGACAGGAGACGGTGTTGTCGTCCCTGTAGTCCGGCATTTGGCCGAGCACCTTTTCGAGTCGCTGCTCGCGGCGTACAAGCAAACTCGGGCGGCAGCGGCATGA
- a CDS encoding NAD-dependent epimerase: protein MRILVTGVAGFIGFHVSQRLLARGDTVVGLDSVNNYYDVRLKEDRLALLNGQERFRFHRLDLADRAGMENVFAKEQPERVIHLAAQAGVRYSITNPHAYIDSNLVGFLHILEGCRHHEVQHLVYASSSSVYGANTKLPFSIHDNIDHPVSLYAASKKANELMAHTYSHLYGLPTTGLRFFTVYGPWGRPDMALFIFTKAILEGRSIDVYNHGKMRRDFTYIDDIVEGVVRVHDHLPRPNPDWSGMDPDPGTSKGPYRVYNIGNNQPVELMDFIKVLENCLGKKAEKNLLPMQPGDVPETCANVDDLIRDVGFRPDTPVATGIARFVEWYRSYYKV, encoded by the coding sequence ATGCGTATTCTCGTGACTGGCGTCGCCGGTTTCATCGGCTTCCATGTGTCGCAACGCTTGCTCGCGCGCGGCGATACCGTTGTCGGGCTAGACAGCGTCAATAATTATTACGATGTCCGGCTCAAAGAAGACCGTCTGGCGCTGCTCAACGGCCAGGAGCGGTTTCGTTTTCATCGCTTAGACCTAGCCGATCGCGCCGGGATGGAAAATGTATTTGCCAAAGAACAGCCGGAGCGGGTCATTCACCTCGCCGCACAAGCCGGGGTGCGCTACTCCATCACCAATCCCCACGCCTACATCGACAGCAACCTCGTCGGCTTCCTGCACATCCTCGAAGGCTGTCGCCACCATGAGGTGCAGCATCTCGTCTACGCCTCGTCGAGTTCCGTGTACGGCGCGAACACCAAGCTGCCGTTCTCCATTCATGACAACATCGACCATCCGGTGTCGCTCTACGCCGCCTCGAAAAAAGCCAACGAGCTGATGGCGCATACCTACAGCCATCTCTACGGTTTGCCGACCACGGGCCTCCGGTTCTTCACCGTCTATGGTCCCTGGGGCCGCCCAGACATGGCGCTGTTCATCTTCACGAAAGCCATTCTAGAGGGGCGTAGCATCGATGTGTACAACCACGGCAAGATGCGCCGCGATTTCACCTATATCGACGATATCGTCGAAGGCGTCGTTCGGGTGCATGACCATCTGCCGCGACCAAACCCGGATTGGAGTGGAATGGACCCCGACCCTGGCACCAGCAAGGGGCCGTACAGGGTCTACAACATCGGCAATAACCAGCCAGTGGAATTGATGGACTTCATCAAGGTCTTAGAGAATTGCTTGGGCAAGAAAGCCGAGAAAAATCTGTTGCCCATGCAGCCGGGCGACGTACCGGAAACCTGCGCGAATGTGGACGATCTGATACGCGATGTCGGCTTCCGACCGGACACGCCGGTGGCCACCGGCATCGCCCGCTTCGTCGAATGGTACCGCTCGTACTACAAAGTCTAG
- the polA gene encoding DNA polymerase I, with product MTTPGRQIFLVDGQSYIYRAFYAVKELANSQGFPTNAIFGFANMLQRLREGYAPSHLAVVFDAKGKNFRHDLYPKYKIRRLAMPETMRPQIPRIKELIRAYRIPTIELAGYEADDILATLVTRWEREGDEVVLVSGDKDLMQLVSPHVTMLDTMKDERIGIEQVKLKFGVEPARVVEVQGLMGDATDDIPGIPGVGEKTAIKLINEWHDLENLLAHAVEIPGKLGEKIREHAELARVSKTLATLHRDVPIQVDLEDLARKDPDTEQLKALFREFEFRRFLAEIESPWDTPQEGFPAPAQAGEYETVWTVQKLEQVVQAIRAAKSFCLDTETTSLDPLNAELVGVSLAIEEGKAWYIPVGHRGEEATPQLPLAHVVAVLRTLLEDPTLALIGQNAKYDVMVLEKYGLWPTNLTGDTMLASYVLNPSRRHNLNDLAWEHLQYRMVTYESVTEGGKKNFAEVSITDATRYSGEDADLTLRLAHLLFPRVQEEGMGQLFVEVEVPLATVLARMELTGIRIDGNLLGELSVEFGAQRRRLEKEIHELAGEEFNISSPQQLQTILFDKLGLPRGKKTKTGSSTDSSVLEALAEQYPLPAKILAYRGFTKLQSTYVDALPKLLHPRTGRIHTSFNQTVTATGRLSSSNPNLQNIPVRSEEGRRIRAAFVPEPGWVLLSADYSQIELRLLAHLSQDPVLVESFQRGQDVHARTAAELFQTPLAAVSPDQRREAKTINFGIIYGMGALRLGRSLGIPFKTAQEYISQYFARYANIKAYMDSILVDAKACGYVTTLLGRRRYVPELQSKNAQLVAAAERMAINAPIQGTAADLIKIAMVAISRRLAQEKLQARMLLQVHDELLFEVEEASVAPVMVLVRECMENVMALRVPLKVDLGTGVNWAEAH from the coding sequence GTGACGACTCCAGGCCGGCAAATTTTTCTCGTCGATGGTCAGTCCTATATCTACCGCGCCTTCTATGCGGTGAAGGAGCTGGCCAATTCCCAAGGCTTTCCCACGAACGCTATTTTCGGCTTCGCCAACATGCTGCAACGCCTGCGAGAAGGCTATGCGCCCAGCCATCTCGCCGTCGTGTTCGACGCCAAAGGCAAAAATTTTCGCCACGATCTCTATCCGAAATATAAGATCCGCCGCTTGGCGATGCCCGAAACTATGCGCCCGCAGATTCCTCGTATTAAAGAGTTGATCCGTGCCTATCGGATTCCCACGATCGAGTTGGCGGGGTACGAGGCGGACGACATCTTGGCTACACTCGTGACCCGCTGGGAACGGGAAGGCGATGAAGTCGTCCTGGTCTCTGGCGACAAAGATTTGATGCAGTTGGTTTCTCCGCATGTGACCATGCTGGACACCATGAAGGACGAGCGTATTGGCATTGAGCAAGTCAAGCTGAAATTCGGCGTCGAACCCGCACGCGTCGTGGAAGTCCAAGGACTCATGGGAGATGCCACCGACGACATCCCGGGAATTCCCGGCGTCGGCGAGAAGACGGCGATCAAGCTCATCAACGAATGGCATGATCTAGAAAATCTGCTGGCGCATGCTGTGGAAATTCCTGGGAAGCTCGGCGAGAAGATTCGCGAGCATGCCGAATTGGCGCGCGTGTCCAAGACGCTGGCGACCCTGCATCGTGACGTACCGATCCAGGTCGATCTGGAAGACCTGGCGCGGAAAGACCCAGACACCGAGCAACTCAAGGCGCTGTTTCGCGAGTTCGAGTTTCGCCGCTTCCTGGCCGAGATCGAGTCACCCTGGGATACTCCACAAGAGGGATTTCCTGCTCCCGCGCAAGCCGGGGAGTATGAAACCGTGTGGACCGTGCAGAAGCTTGAGCAGGTGGTACAGGCAATTCGCGCAGCGAAGTCCTTTTGTCTCGATACGGAGACAACATCGCTGGACCCGCTGAACGCGGAACTCGTCGGTGTGTCTTTGGCGATCGAGGAAGGGAAGGCATGGTACATTCCCGTCGGCCATCGCGGCGAAGAGGCGACTCCGCAATTGCCGCTCGCTCATGTCGTCGCCGTACTGCGGACATTGCTGGAAGATCCAACGCTCGCCTTGATCGGTCAGAATGCCAAGTACGACGTGATGGTCCTGGAGAAGTATGGGCTGTGGCCCACGAACCTGACCGGCGACACTATGCTTGCGTCGTACGTGCTCAATCCCAGCAGACGCCACAACCTGAACGACTTGGCGTGGGAGCATCTGCAATATCGCATGGTCACGTATGAGTCCGTGACCGAGGGCGGGAAGAAAAATTTTGCCGAGGTCTCTATTACCGATGCCACGCGCTACTCAGGCGAAGATGCCGACCTGACGCTACGTCTTGCTCATCTCCTCTTTCCACGGGTGCAGGAAGAAGGCATGGGCCAGTTGTTTGTTGAGGTGGAAGTGCCGTTGGCAACTGTCCTGGCGCGGATGGAGCTGACCGGGATTCGCATCGATGGCAATCTCCTTGGCGAACTCTCTGTGGAATTCGGTGCCCAGCGTCGGAGGCTAGAGAAAGAGATCCACGAACTGGCGGGAGAAGAGTTCAATATCTCCTCTCCTCAACAGTTACAAACCATCTTGTTCGACAAGCTCGGGTTGCCGCGCGGAAAGAAAACCAAGACTGGGTCATCGACCGACTCTTCCGTCTTGGAAGCCTTGGCAGAGCAGTATCCGTTACCAGCCAAGATCTTAGCCTATCGTGGATTTACGAAGCTCCAAAGTACCTACGTCGATGCGCTGCCGAAGCTGCTGCACCCACGAACCGGACGCATCCACACCTCGTTCAATCAGACCGTGACCGCGACCGGGCGGCTCTCTTCCAGCAATCCCAATCTGCAGAATATCCCGGTGCGGAGTGAAGAAGGCCGCCGCATTCGCGCTGCGTTCGTGCCGGAACCGGGATGGGTGTTGCTGTCTGCCGATTACTCGCAGATCGAACTGCGTTTGCTGGCGCATTTGAGCCAAGACCCGGTGCTGGTCGAGTCGTTTCAGAGAGGCCAGGATGTCCACGCCCGCACGGCTGCAGAATTGTTTCAGACCCCGCTCGCAGCCGTCTCGCCGGACCAGAGGCGGGAAGCCAAGACCATCAACTTTGGCATCATCTATGGCATGGGCGCGTTACGGCTCGGGCGTTCTCTCGGGATTCCGTTCAAGACCGCGCAGGAATACATCAGCCAGTACTTTGCGCGCTATGCCAACATTAAAGCCTACATGGACAGCATTCTTGTGGATGCCAAAGCCTGTGGCTATGTGACGACGCTGCTGGGACGACGGCGCTATGTGCCGGAACTGCAAAGCAAGAATGCGCAACTCGTCGCTGCAGCGGAACGCATGGCGATCAATGCGCCGATTCAGGGGACTGCCGCCGATCTGATTAAAATAGCGATGGTGGCGATCTCACGGCGCCTCGCCCAAGAGAAACTGCAGGCACGCATGCTCCTCCAGGTGCACGATGAGTTGTTGTTCGAGGTGGAAGAAGCTAGTGTCGCGCCGGTCATGGTGCTGGTGCGGGAGTGCATGGAGAATGTCATGGCGCTGCGCGTGCCGCTGAAAGTCGATCTTGGCACCGGCGTGAACTGGGCGGAGGCGCATTAG
- a CDS encoding BolA family transcriptional regulator gives MTTKDKIEMALRRTLAATEVAVEDESAQHAGHAGAASGGGHYRVTVVSPLFEGKPLVARHRMVYDALAAEMQHEIHALALTTLTPGQRAAVG, from the coding sequence ATGACGACAAAAGACAAGATCGAAATGGCTCTCCGTCGGACCCTGGCCGCGACCGAAGTCGCGGTTGAAGACGAAAGCGCCCAGCATGCCGGCCATGCTGGCGCGGCGTCCGGCGGTGGCCACTATCGGGTGACGGTGGTCTCTCCTTTGTTCGAGGGCAAGCCGCTGGTCGCCCGGCATCGTATGGTGTACGACGCGCTGGCGGCAGAGATGCAGCATGAGATTCATGCGCTGGCGCTAACGACGTTGACGCCGGGGCAGCGCGCGGCAGTCGGATAG
- a CDS encoding amidophosphoribosyltransferase, with the protein MADEVFDRFREECGVVGIYGHPEAANLAYLALYALQHRGQESAGIASSDGQSLTVHRGMGLVADIFQEKIIRSLQGISSIGHNRYSTAGSTVLKNSQPLVVKYTHGSLAIAHNGNLVNADELRFRLESRGSIFQSAVDTEVILHLIASSRAPRLVDRIIEALWQVRGAYSLVFLSEQEMIAVRDPHGFRPLVFGRITDGGKETFVIASETCAFDLIGATYEREVEPGEVMVFSAEGVTSHTPFAREPISPCVFEHIYFARPDSLVYGRSVYQTRKEFGRQLAHESPVEADLVIPVPDSGVPAALGYAEAARLPFEMGIIRNHYVGRTFIEPQDSIRNFGVKVKLNVQPEILRGKRVIVVDDSIVRGTTSRKIVSMIRNAGAREVHLRISSPPTIGPCFYGVDTPTSRELIASSNTVEEICRYITADSLAYLSESAMYAALKERRGGFCDACFTGRYPVPVSERPPVNQLPLFAEVER; encoded by the coding sequence GTGGCAGATGAGGTCTTTGATCGCTTTCGTGAAGAATGTGGAGTTGTCGGCATCTACGGGCATCCCGAAGCCGCCAATTTGGCCTATCTGGCGCTGTATGCGTTGCAGCATCGGGGACAGGAATCCGCAGGTATCGCCTCCTCGGACGGGCAGTCGCTGACTGTCCATCGCGGCATGGGACTCGTCGCCGATATCTTCCAGGAAAAAATTATCCGCAGCCTCCAAGGCATCAGCTCCATCGGCCATAACCGCTACTCCACAGCGGGCTCGACCGTGTTAAAGAACAGCCAACCCCTGGTCGTGAAGTATACCCACGGCTCGCTCGCGATCGCCCACAACGGCAACCTCGTCAATGCGGACGAGCTGCGCTTTCGGCTGGAATCGCGCGGGTCCATTTTTCAATCTGCGGTAGATACCGAAGTCATCCTGCACTTAATTGCTTCCTCGCGCGCCCCGCGCCTCGTGGACCGCATCATCGAAGCCTTGTGGCAGGTGCGCGGTGCCTACTCCTTGGTGTTCCTCAGCGAGCAGGAAATGATCGCAGTGCGCGACCCCCATGGGTTTCGCCCGCTGGTTTTCGGCCGCATTACCGATGGCGGAAAAGAAACCTTCGTCATCGCCTCGGAAACCTGCGCCTTCGATTTGATCGGCGCGACCTATGAGCGAGAAGTCGAGCCAGGAGAGGTCATGGTCTTTTCTGCGGAGGGCGTCACCTCGCATACACCCTTTGCACGGGAGCCCATCTCGCCCTGCGTGTTCGAGCACATTTACTTTGCCCGCCCGGACAGTCTAGTGTACGGACGGAGCGTCTATCAAACCCGCAAGGAATTCGGTCGCCAACTCGCCCACGAGTCTCCCGTCGAGGCGGATCTCGTGATCCCCGTCCCGGACTCCGGCGTGCCGGCGGCGCTCGGCTACGCAGAAGCCGCACGGCTCCCCTTCGAGATGGGCATCATTCGCAATCATTATGTGGGCCGGACGTTCATCGAGCCGCAAGATTCCATTCGCAACTTCGGCGTCAAAGTGAAACTGAACGTGCAGCCCGAGATTCTGCGCGGCAAACGCGTGATCGTGGTCGATGACTCGATTGTGCGCGGCACCACCAGCCGCAAGATCGTCTCCATGATTCGCAACGCCGGCGCCCGCGAAGTGCATCTGCGGATTAGCTCCCCACCGACCATCGGCCCTTGTTTTTACGGCGTCGATACTCCCACCAGCCGCGAACTGATCGCCTCGTCCAACACCGTCGAAGAAATCTGCCGGTACATTACCGCCGACAGCTTGGCCTATCTCAGCGAATCGGCCATGTACGCCGCCCTCAAGGAACGACGGGGCGGGTTCTGCGACGCCTGTTTCACCGGCCGCTATCCTGTGCCGGTCAGCGAACGCCCACCGGTCAACCAACTGCCACTGTTCGCGGAGGTTGAGCGGTAG
- a CDS encoding antibiotic biosynthesis monooxygenase, with protein MILEAAILSIKPGSEAEFEQVFRKASTIIASMPGYQSHELQRCLEVRGKYLLLVRWDTLEDHTIGFRGSPEYREWRTLLHHFYDPFPTVEHFAQVDLTSLG; from the coding sequence ATGATTCTTGAAGCAGCTATACTTTCTATTAAGCCTGGATCAGAAGCAGAGTTCGAGCAAGTCTTCAGAAAAGCCTCGACCATTATTGCCTCAATGCCCGGCTATCAGTCACACGAATTACAGCGCTGCCTTGAAGTGCGCGGCAAATACTTGCTCTTGGTCCGCTGGGACACGCTCGAAGATCACACCATCGGTTTTCGTGGCTCGCCGGAATATCGAGAATGGCGGACGCTGCTCCACCATTTTTACGATCCGTTCCCCACAGTGGAGCATTTCGCGCAGGTCGATCTGACGAGCCTGGGCTAG
- the nadB gene encoding L-aspartate oxidase, protein METYDYLIIGSGIAGLSLALKAATRGSVAVVTKDRLPESNSAYAQGGIASVWSLEDSFAAHIHDTLIAGADLCHADVVQAVVQEGPERICELIALGTNFSRRPGGEDAEYDLGLEGGHSHRRILHASDATGQEIIRALIAAVWQQPNIHIFEKHLGVDLLTAPAAEGTECWGAYVFDLETKQVKTVTARATVLCTGGAGKVYLYTSNPDVATGDGLAMAYRAGAPLANLEFFQFHPTCLFHPRAKSFLVSEALRGEGAVLRRPDGAAFMTDYDSRAELAPRDVVARAIDSEMKKHGYPHVFLDISHRDADFLRRRFPAISARCLEFGIDLTKEPIPVVPAAHYLCGGVMTDLDGATSIRRLYAAGEVAMTGLHGANRLASNSLLEAVVFADRVFRHADGLLANDRKLPSSFPDWDPGHAVNSDEMVVVTHTWEEIRRLMWNYVGIVRSDRRLARAQRRIALIQEEIREYYWNFLVTGDLLELRNLATVAELIIRCASMRHESRGLHYTLDYPQTDDLNWKRDSVVRLHG, encoded by the coding sequence ATGGAGACCTACGATTATCTCATTATTGGCAGCGGCATTGCCGGCTTGAGCCTCGCCCTCAAAGCGGCGACGCGCGGGTCGGTTGCGGTGGTGACCAAAGACCGTCTGCCAGAAAGCAACAGCGCCTACGCGCAAGGTGGCATCGCCTCGGTTTGGAGTCTGGAAGATTCCTTTGCTGCCCATATCCACGACACGCTCATTGCCGGTGCCGACCTTTGCCATGCGGACGTAGTGCAAGCAGTGGTGCAGGAAGGGCCGGAACGTATCTGTGAATTGATCGCCCTCGGGACGAACTTTTCGCGCCGTCCCGGTGGAGAAGATGCCGAATATGATCTTGGGCTTGAGGGTGGCCATTCCCACCGCCGTATCTTGCACGCCTCTGATGCCACCGGTCAGGAGATCATCCGTGCTTTGATTGCTGCTGTATGGCAACAACCGAATATCCACATCTTCGAGAAGCACCTGGGGGTGGACCTGCTGACCGCTCCTGCTGCCGAAGGAACGGAATGCTGGGGCGCGTATGTGTTCGACCTTGAGACCAAACAGGTCAAAACCGTAACTGCCCGAGCAACCGTTTTATGCACCGGGGGAGCAGGAAAAGTCTACCTCTATACTAGTAATCCCGACGTGGCGACCGGCGACGGCTTGGCGATGGCCTATCGTGCCGGAGCGCCGCTGGCGAACCTGGAGTTCTTTCAATTTCATCCCACCTGTCTTTTTCATCCGCGGGCCAAATCGTTTCTGGTGTCCGAAGCCTTGCGCGGTGAGGGTGCCGTGTTACGGCGACCGGATGGTGCGGCGTTCATGACGGACTACGATTCTCGCGCCGAGCTGGCTCCGCGCGATGTCGTCGCGCGCGCGATCGACAGTGAGATGAAAAAGCACGGCTATCCCCATGTCTTCCTGGATATCAGCCATCGCGATGCCGATTTCTTGCGCCGTCGTTTCCCGGCGATTTCCGCTCGCTGTCTGGAGTTTGGCATCGATCTGACCAAAGAACCCATCCCAGTCGTGCCGGCGGCGCATTACCTGTGCGGTGGAGTGATGACGGATCTCGATGGTGCCACGTCCATTCGTCGCCTCTACGCCGCCGGTGAGGTCGCGATGACCGGCTTACACGGTGCGAATCGTTTGGCGTCGAATTCGCTGCTGGAAGCCGTGGTGTTTGCTGACCGGGTCTTCCGCCATGCCGATGGATTGCTCGCGAATGATCGCAAGTTGCCCTCGTCGTTTCCCGACTGGGACCCGGGACATGCCGTGAACAGCGACGAGATGGTAGTGGTGACACACACCTGGGAAGAGATTCGCCGCTTGATGTGGAACTACGTTGGCATCGTGCGCAGCGACCGCCGCTTGGCGCGCGCCCAGCGGCGCATCGCGCTGATCCAGGAAGAGATTCGCGAATACTACTGGAATTTTCTGGTGACCGGCGATCTTTTGGAGTTACGCAACCTGGCCACCGTGGCCGAGCTGATCATCCGCTGTGCGAGCATGCGACATGAAAGCCGCGGCCTGCACTACACCCTCGACTACCCACAAACGGATGACCTGAACTGGAAGCGGGATAGTGTTGTGCGGTTGCATGGATAG
- a CDS encoding enoyl-CoA hydratase/isomerase family protein — MDYSKYQHILIEKKDGIALLTINRPETMNSTNARLHYELSKVWLDIADDPDVRIAVITGAGRAFSAGGDFAMVEAAAGNFEVVAPLMKEARDIVHNMINCDKPIISAINGTAVGAGLAVALMADISIASENAKFTDGHTRLGVAAGDHAAAIWPLLVGMAKAKYYLLTCDMLDAKEAERIGLISMCVSPEQLMPKAMEVAQKLANGPQMALRWTKQSLNQWLRAAAQNSFDYSLALEMLGFFGADVKEGLASLQEKRASKFPSVQGKL; from the coding sequence ATGGATTACAGCAAGTATCAGCACATCCTCATCGAGAAAAAAGACGGGATCGCTCTGTTGACGATTAACCGTCCTGAGACCATGAACTCGACCAATGCTCGCTTACACTACGAATTGAGCAAAGTGTGGCTGGATATCGCCGATGACCCCGATGTACGTATTGCGGTCATCACCGGAGCCGGACGGGCTTTTTCCGCTGGTGGGGATTTTGCCATGGTGGAAGCCGCCGCCGGTAACTTTGAAGTGGTCGCGCCGCTGATGAAAGAAGCCCGCGACATCGTCCACAATATGATCAACTGCGACAAACCGATTATTTCCGCGATCAATGGGACGGCGGTCGGCGCGGGGTTGGCAGTGGCGTTGATGGCAGATATTAGCATCGCCTCCGAGAACGCAAAATTCACCGATGGACATACCCGTCTCGGCGTGGCGGCAGGCGATCATGCCGCAGCTATCTGGCCGCTCTTGGTAGGAATGGCGAAAGCGAAATACTACTTACTGACCTGCGATATGCTTGATGCCAAAGAGGCCGAACGGATCGGGCTTATCAGTATGTGCGTCTCGCCTGAGCAGTTGATGCCCAAAGCAATGGAAGTGGCGCAGAAACTGGCCAACGGGCCGCAGATGGCGTTGCGTTGGACTAAGCAGTCGCTCAATCAATGGTTGCGCGCGGCGGCACAGAACTCTTTCGATTATTCGTTGGCGCTGGAAATGCTTGGTTTCTTCGGGGCTGACGTGAAAGAAGGACTGGCCTCCCTCCAAGAGAAACGGGCCTCAAAGTTCCCGTCCGTGCAAGGGAAGCTATGA
- the pgsA gene encoding CDP-diacylglycerol--glycerol-3-phosphate 3-phosphatidyltransferase — translation MLPVLFTLPNQLSLFRIALIPLLVYFLSDPGPVSSALAAFTFFIASLTDFLDGYLARLYGHTTTLGKLLDPLADKLLVAAALIMLVAANRGPRVPAWMVVIIIGREFAVTGLRSIASGEGMILAAEELGKYKMLFQIFALHGLIIHYPYFLIDFHVLGMYFLWIALVLGLWSGVEYYVKVIRRLMTHHSDLAERVPLSSEHAEARG, via the coding sequence ATTCTTCCCGTGTTGTTCACGCTACCTAACCAACTCAGTCTTTTCCGCATCGCCTTGATCCCGCTGCTGGTTTATTTCCTCAGCGACCCTGGACCAGTATCGAGCGCGCTGGCGGCGTTTACGTTTTTTATCGCCAGCCTCACCGACTTTCTGGACGGCTATCTCGCCCGCCTCTACGGACACACCACCACGCTGGGGAAGTTGCTTGACCCATTGGCGGATAAATTATTGGTCGCAGCAGCCCTGATTATGTTGGTCGCTGCTAACCGCGGACCACGGGTGCCGGCGTGGATGGTCGTGATCATTATCGGGAGAGAGTTTGCCGTCACCGGCTTGCGCAGCATCGCCTCGGGGGAAGGCATGATCTTGGCGGCGGAGGAACTCGGGAAATACAAAATGCTCTTTCAGATCTTTGCCCTCCATGGCCTCATCATCCATTACCCCTACTTTCTGATCGACTTTCATGTGCTGGGTATGTACTTTTTGTGGATCGCGTTGGTGTTAGGCCTGTGGTCAGGCGTCGAGTACTATGTCAAAGTCATCCGCCGGCTCATGACGCATCACAGCGATCTCGCAGAGCGCGTTCCACTCTCTTCGGAACACGCCGAAGCGCGCGGGTAA
- a CDS encoding lytic transglycosylase domain-containing protein has translation MQWRVWKKTLKTAFVVIVAWQSAMASPVAADVYVYKDARGIRYFTNVPTKPQYRPFLLLHRYSRSLKEKDALEFDHLIAEACRRYGVEFALVKAVIKAESAFNPTAISRAGARGLMQLMPETATQHGVADTHDPRSNIEGGVRHLRLLLNRFQGDLTLALAAYNAGPETVDRYSGIPPYEETQNYVQRVLQYRESYRQRGAVPAQLSQAALLS, from the coding sequence ATGCAGTGGCGTGTGTGGAAGAAGACGCTCAAGACGGCGTTCGTCGTCATCGTCGCGTGGCAGTCCGCAATGGCTTCCCCGGTGGCAGCGGATGTCTACGTCTATAAAGATGCGCGCGGCATCAGGTATTTCACCAACGTGCCCACGAAGCCGCAATACCGCCCGTTTCTGTTGCTGCATCGCTACTCGCGCTCGCTCAAGGAGAAAGACGCCCTCGAATTCGACCATTTGATCGCGGAAGCGTGTCGGCGGTACGGCGTCGAGTTCGCCTTGGTGAAGGCTGTCATCAAAGCGGAGTCGGCGTTTAATCCCACGGCGATCTCCCGAGCCGGCGCCCGCGGGTTGATGCAACTCATGCCGGAGACCGCAACGCAACATGGCGTGGCGGATACGCACGACCCTCGCTCGAATATCGAAGGTGGCGTGCGCCATCTGCGTCTGCTTTTGAACCGCTTCCAAGGCGATTTGACCTTGGCCTTAGCCGCGTACAACGCCGGTCCGGAAACGGTTGACCGCTATAGCGGCATCCCGCCTTATGAAGAAACGCAAAACTATGTCCAACGTGTCCTTCAGTATCGTGAGTCGTATCGCCAGCGCGGGGCGGTTCCCGCGCAATTGTCGCAGGCCGCTCTGCTCAGCTAA